A part of Miscanthus floridulus cultivar M001 chromosome 6, ASM1932011v1, whole genome shotgun sequence genomic DNA contains:
- the LOC136458501 gene encoding centromere protein C-like — protein sequence MDAADPLCAISSPARLLPRTLGPAPATGPSPSKARDALLEAIAVARSLKGSEELLKQAKMVLKEHGDIQALYHDDGVKARPPANGSKEQQGRRPALNRKRARFTMKDSASKPMPVVDQSKLTNISDPVEYFMTLDRLEEAQEEIQRLHGGAEKRVLNFDPVDEPKRQPGFRGRKSVCSFKVIEDADTQDPIEVPASQTATMTGSQFSQDVMHVVADKNEQCVPSSSGEAISGKEDSLAEKDGLDDLTYLLTSIQNLDESEEEEFIRKTLGFKEIRKERVSLRNSIPGVRPLRSNPEQKGSMGIHPPESPLPQPRQDRISELEKHLFPGGPANAKCTDDESEGSPDIVMGEPSLVHDSCDVPMTDENFTRSEIDRETPNLGARAAGHILDPEPCLPDHAYERQPRGSSVGLCRDTEVAKENEACRRSNISVEEDDVPIDYPTIGRSTSETEASSHHLEGSSTEELVSKPGRHAAPDGINRTLHAAEDSIQHLEVVKEGGVLQDKSSQSLEMPLEDIDPVNQPQMHGGSTKKLAPDLCNALSLTKQKKQQAAQEGKMKKQSKRGKKVADESSHALEIPQANLDSENQPHNDDVNIEQQTVLSSTLSPNHAKGQKGAQRTNKTKKLNQRKILGDAGLVQPSEVRRSTRTRSRPLEHWLGERLLYGPINDTLPAVIGIKAYSPGQDGKRTLKVKSFVPDQYSDLVAKSAKY from the exons ATGGATGCCGCCGACCCCCTCTGCGCCATCTCCTCGCCTGCGCGACTCCTTCCGCGGACCCTTGGCCCCGCCCCCGCCACCGGGCCTTCCCCCTCGAAGGCCCGCGACGCGCTCCTCGAGGCCATTGCAGTCGCCCGGTCGCTG AAAGGGTCTGAGGAGCTGCTTAAGCAGGCTAAAATGGTGCTGAAGGAGCACGGGGACATCCAGGCTCTCTACCATGATGATGGAGTGAAAGCGAGGCCCCCTGCAAATGGCAGCAAAGAGCAACAGGGGAGAAGGCCAGCACTGAACCGCAAACGGGCTCGGTTCACTATGAAGGACAGTGCAAG CAAACCGATGCCTGTTGTGGATCAATCTAAGTTAACGAATATTTCGGATCCAGTCGAATACTTTATGACCTTGGATCGGCTTGAAG AAGCTCAGGAGGAGATCCAACGGCTACATGGAGGAGCAGAAAAACGCGTATTAAATTTTGATCCTGTAGATGAACCGAAGAGACAGCCTGGTTTCCGTGG GAGAAAATCAGTCTGCAGTTTCAAGGTAATTGAGGATGCTGATACTCAAGATCCCATTGAGGTACCAGCTTCCCAAACAGCAACTATGACAGGATCTCAGTTCTCACAGGATGTTATGCATGTTGTTGCTGACAAAAATGAACAATGTGTTCCTTCAAGTTCTGGTGAAGCTATTTCAGGGAAAGAAG ATTCATTAGCTGAGAAGGATGGCCTTGACGATTTGACTTATTTACTGACCTCAATCCAAAATTTGGATGAATCTGAAGAGGAAGAGTTTATCCGCAAGACCTTAGGGTTTAAAGAAATAAGGAAGGAAAGAGTTAGTCTCCGTAACTCCATTCCTGGAGTTAGGCCCCTAAGAAGCAATCCTGAACAAAAAGGTTCAATGGGGATTCACCCTCCAGAAAGTCCTTTGCCTCAGCCTCGCCAGGATCGAATTTCAGAGTTGGAGAAACATTTATTTCCTGGAGGTCCAGCAAATGCTAAATGCACAGATGATGAATCTGAAGGTTCACCAGATATTGTGATGGGTGAACCATCATTGGTGCATGATTCTTGTGATGTTCCGATGACTGATGAGAACTTTACTAGAAGTGAAATTGACAGGGAGACCCCAAATCTTGGTGCCAGAGCAGCAGGCCATATTCTTGATCCTGAACCATGCTTGCCTGATCATGCATATGAAAGGCAACCCAGAGGTTCCTCAGTTGGTTTGTGCAGAGATACAGAAGTCGCCAAAGAAAACGAGGCATGCAGGAGGAGCAATATTTCTGTGGAG GAAGATGATGTGCCAATAGACTATCCAACTATTGGCAGATCTACTAGTGAAACAGAAGCTTCTTCTCATCATCTGGAGGGCAGCTCGACAGAAGAATTGGTCAGTAAACCAGGTAGACATGCAGCTCCAGATGGTATCAATAGAACTTTACATGCAGCTGAGGATAGCATTCAACATCTA GAAGTGGTGAAAGAGGGTGGTGTTCTACAAG ATAAGTCAAGCCAGTCGTTGGAGATGCCTCTGGAAGATATTGATCCAGTGAATCAGCCTCAGATGCATGGTGGAAGCACTAAG AAATTGGCACCTGATTTGTGCAATGCACTGTCCTTAACCAAACAGAAGAAGCAACAAGCAGCCCAAGAAGGGAAAATGAAGAAACAGtcaaagaggggcaaaaaagtGGCTG ATGAATCTAGTCATGCACTGGAAATACCCCAAGCAAATTTGGATTCGGAGAATCAACCTCATAATGATGATGTGAACATTGAG CAACAGACAGTGTTGAGTAGCACACTATCACCAAACCACGCTAAGGGGCAAAAGGGAGCTCAAAGGACAAACAAGACCAAAAAATTGAATCAAAGAAAAATCCTTGGAG ATGCTGGCCTTGTGCAGCCGTCTGAAGTGAGAAGAAGTACAAGAACACGCTCAAGGCCTTTAGAGCATTGGCTTGGTGAAAGATTACTATATGGGCCCATAAATGACA CTTTGCCTGCAGTTATTGGCATCAAAGCATACTCTCCCGGCCAAGATGGCAAGAGAACATTGAAAGTGAAATCTTTCGTGCCTGACCAGTATTCAGATCTTGTCGCTAAATCCGCGAAGTACTAA
- the LOC136458502 gene encoding uncharacterized protein isoform X2: MGEPSKELLDLPSDPRPPGSFIESLLAGREQQQDKEGKRKSGPPTDPLPKSQVIGKVKDFLGEIARANQKLQLDAQNKPPVEYDIEALTGNEEEYIEMDLLLGVADLHSEQAVEAAEATINGSQPSEMPFACSSSDSEDDSDDSDGDGDKPIVSDKDNKCKGPDDAEMGPAKGKKPNKRQKIVVLN; the protein is encoded by the exons ATGGGAGAGCCGAGCAAGGAGCTCCTGGACCTGCCCTCCGACCCCAGGCCTCCCGGCTCCTTCATCG AGTCGCTTCTCGCTGGCAGGGAGCAGCAGCAGGACAAGGAGGGGAAGCGTAAGTCGGGGCCGCCCACTGATCCCCTCCCCAAAAGCCAAG TTATTGGGAAAGTCAAGGATTTCTTGGGGGAGATTGCAAGGGCCAACCAGAAGTTGCAGCTCGACGCACAA AACAAGCCTCCTGTGGAGTACGATATTGAAGCCCTTACCGGGAACGAGGAGGAGTACATTGAGATG GATCTGCTTCTTGGTGTTGCTGATCTTCATTCAGAGCAAGCTGTGGAGGCTGCTGAAGCAACAATAAACGGCTCCCAGCCTTCAGAAATGCCATTTGCTTGCAGCTCATCTGACTCGGAAGATGATAGTGATGACAGCGATGGAGATGGTGACAAACCTATCGTGTCTGACAAAGATAATAAATGTAAAGGTCCAGATGACGCGGAGATGGGTCCAGCCAAAGGAAAGAAGCCCAATAAAAGACAGAAAATTGTTGTTCTCAACTAG
- the LOC136458502 gene encoding uncharacterized protein isoform X1 — translation MGEPSKELLDLPSDPRPPGSFIESLLAGREQQQDKEGKRKSGPPTDPLPKSQALGYLLSRGTYQKNFFNGAVSRSSSALVIGKVKDFLGEIARANQKLQLDAQNKPPVEYDIEALTGNEEEYIEMDLLLGVADLHSEQAVEAAEATINGSQPSEMPFACSSSDSEDDSDDSDGDGDKPIVSDKDNKCKGPDDAEMGPAKGKKPNKRQKIVVLN, via the exons ATGGGAGAGCCGAGCAAGGAGCTCCTGGACCTGCCCTCCGACCCCAGGCCTCCCGGCTCCTTCATCG AGTCGCTTCTCGCTGGCAGGGAGCAGCAGCAGGACAAGGAGGGGAAGCGTAAGTCGGGGCCGCCCACTGATCCCCTCCCCAAAAGCCAAG CTCTAGGCTATTTATTAAGCCGGGGCACTTACCAAAAGAATTTCTTCAATGGTGCAGTCAGCAGATCTTCCTCTGCGTTAG TTATTGGGAAAGTCAAGGATTTCTTGGGGGAGATTGCAAGGGCCAACCAGAAGTTGCAGCTCGACGCACAA AACAAGCCTCCTGTGGAGTACGATATTGAAGCCCTTACCGGGAACGAGGAGGAGTACATTGAGATG GATCTGCTTCTTGGTGTTGCTGATCTTCATTCAGAGCAAGCTGTGGAGGCTGCTGAAGCAACAATAAACGGCTCCCAGCCTTCAGAAATGCCATTTGCTTGCAGCTCATCTGACTCGGAAGATGATAGTGATGACAGCGATGGAGATGGTGACAAACCTATCGTGTCTGACAAAGATAATAAATGTAAAGGTCCAGATGACGCGGAGATGGGTCCAGCCAAAGGAAAGAAGCCCAATAAAAGACAGAAAATTGTTGTTCTCAACTAG
- the LOC136456235 gene encoding psbP domain-containing protein 5, chloroplastic-like isoform X2 produces MAGALLSSPHTLPSPASQSSLRPREPRDAGAEFVLPPRRRACVLASCSREPAARNRGLEVERRRLLMSGLVSSFAVVLPISEAYAVMETDGDVKMNTQVDEINAYSFLYPVELPGKKFSFKWVESRKPERYSSAAPLSPDARQRIVSERVDMIHNVVISVSIGPPNSRFLPSKDKSSWDPKDVADCILSDRSTLKVTTGQRMTESSVLDAHATKVDGEPYWYYEYLVRKSPTKSAPEPNLFRHNVACTAERDGYLYSLNASTLSKQWESMGPFLQQTVESFRLLLPTENYVPPYKDPWRFW; encoded by the exons ATGGCGGgggctctcctctcctctccccacACTCTCCCGAGCCCCGCTTCTCAGTCCTCGCTTCGCCCCAG GGAACCGCGCGACGCTGGGGCAGAGTTTGTTCTGCCACCGAGGAGGAGGGCCTGTGTGCTCGCTTCGTGCTCTCGCGAGCCTGCCGCTAGGAACCGCGGCTTGGAGGTGGAGAGGAGGCGCCTTCTCATGTCCGGGCTCGTGTCTTCTTTCGCAGTCGTGCTCCCGATTTCAG AAGCATACGCTGTCATGGAGACTGATGGAGACGTGAAGATGAACACACAAGTTGATGAGATCAATGCATACTCTTTTCTTTACCCGGTCGAACTGCCAGGAAAGAAATTTTCCTTCAAATG GGTAGAGTCCAGAAAACCAGAGCGGTATTCCTCTGCAGCGCCACTATCAC CTGATGCACGGCAACGTATCGTATCGGAGCGAGTTGACATGATACATAATGTTGTCATCTCAGTCTCG ATTGGGCCACCGAATTCACGTTTTTTGCCTTCAAAAGACAAGAGCTCGTGGGATCCAAAAGATGTCGCTGATTGCATTTTGTCTGATAGATCTACCCTG AAGGTGACGACTGGCCAGCGCATGACAGAGAGTTCTGTCCTTGATGCACACGCTACAAAG GTTGACGGAGAACCATACTGGTATTATGAGTATCTTGTTCGGAAATCACCAACAAAATCT GCACCAGAACCAAATTTGTTTCGACACAATGTAGCCTGCACTGCTGAGCGTGATG GGTACCTGTACTCACTGAATGCTTCCACCCTTAGCAAACAGTGGGAATCT ATGGGTCCCTTTCTACAACAGACTGTGGAATCCTTTCGCCTTCTCCTCCCTACAGAAAACTATGTTCCTCCCTACAAGGATCCTTGGAGATTTTGGTGA
- the LOC136456235 gene encoding psbP domain-containing protein 5, chloroplastic-like isoform X1 produces MAGALLSSPHTLPSPASQSSLRPRSREPRDAGAEFVLPPRRRACVLASCSREPAARNRGLEVERRRLLMSGLVSSFAVVLPISEAYAVMETDGDVKMNTQVDEINAYSFLYPVELPGKKFSFKWVESRKPERYSSAAPLSPDARQRIVSERVDMIHNVVISVSIGPPNSRFLPSKDKSSWDPKDVADCILSDRSTLKVTTGQRMTESSVLDAHATKVDGEPYWYYEYLVRKSPTKSAPEPNLFRHNVACTAERDGYLYSLNASTLSKQWESMGPFLQQTVESFRLLLPTENYVPPYKDPWRFW; encoded by the exons ATGGCGGgggctctcctctcctctccccacACTCTCCCGAGCCCCGCTTCTCAGTCCTCGCTTCGCCCCAG GAGCAGGGAACCGCGCGACGCTGGGGCAGAGTTTGTTCTGCCACCGAGGAGGAGGGCCTGTGTGCTCGCTTCGTGCTCTCGCGAGCCTGCCGCTAGGAACCGCGGCTTGGAGGTGGAGAGGAGGCGCCTTCTCATGTCCGGGCTCGTGTCTTCTTTCGCAGTCGTGCTCCCGATTTCAG AAGCATACGCTGTCATGGAGACTGATGGAGACGTGAAGATGAACACACAAGTTGATGAGATCAATGCATACTCTTTTCTTTACCCGGTCGAACTGCCAGGAAAGAAATTTTCCTTCAAATG GGTAGAGTCCAGAAAACCAGAGCGGTATTCCTCTGCAGCGCCACTATCAC CTGATGCACGGCAACGTATCGTATCGGAGCGAGTTGACATGATACATAATGTTGTCATCTCAGTCTCG ATTGGGCCACCGAATTCACGTTTTTTGCCTTCAAAAGACAAGAGCTCGTGGGATCCAAAAGATGTCGCTGATTGCATTTTGTCTGATAGATCTACCCTG AAGGTGACGACTGGCCAGCGCATGACAGAGAGTTCTGTCCTTGATGCACACGCTACAAAG GTTGACGGAGAACCATACTGGTATTATGAGTATCTTGTTCGGAAATCACCAACAAAATCT GCACCAGAACCAAATTTGTTTCGACACAATGTAGCCTGCACTGCTGAGCGTGATG GGTACCTGTACTCACTGAATGCTTCCACCCTTAGCAAACAGTGGGAATCT ATGGGTCCCTTTCTACAACAGACTGTGGAATCCTTTCGCCTTCTCCTCCCTACAGAAAACTATGTTCCTCCCTACAAGGATCCTTGGAGATTTTGGTGA